The genomic window GTTACGGCCCACAGGCACACAGGGCAGTAAAAGTGCTTCAGCAAGGGGAAATACATGCAGTTAACTACACTGGAGATGTGCTACTTCACATTTACTGATTAGCATGTATTGAACTATCCTAGCTGCTCTCGTGTGGTGAGGATAATAAGACAGGATCTGCCTAGGTAAAAGAGAGATGTGTACTCTTGGGATGTATATATAACAATGTTTTCCAGAAGCAGACCCAGAGCCAGTGATTTGAATTCAAGGAGTTTTTTGGGAGTTAACACCAGAAAGTAGTGATAAGATAGTAGGAAAATGAGTCAGAGAAGGGAAGGACACTAATAAAAGATTTCATTGGTGAGTAAGTAACATCTACTGTCACTTGAAGCCCAATTGTACTGGAAACACATATAAATGATCCTCAGGTGACACTCGACATGTGAGGAGTTTGCAGGATTTGACGATCTACTAGTGAATTACATGGTTCACACGTGGGCTGATCATATTCTTATAGTAAAATAAGGCTTAGGTTCAAGACTTGCAAACTATTAacattaggtattttttttttacaaaatacacTGGCCAGGAAAAGAACAGTTGGTGCCAAATATCTGTCCATAAACCATTAATAATGTCTTCTGTTCATGAGAAAAGAAGCCCATCTTCCTAGAGATATGAACAAATTTTCAAATTGACTTATCAGGATTAAggtggattttaatttttttaaacttttatttagtaaatataattttctaaagtacagtttatggattacaatcgcttcccccccccccataacttccctcccacctgcacccctcctatctcccgctccctctcccattccattgacatcaagattcattttcaattatctatatacagaaagtcaatttagtatatattaagtaaagatttcatcagtttgcacccacacagaacataaagtgtaaaatactgtttgagtactagttatagcattacttcacattggacaacacattacggacagagatcccacatgaggagtaagtacacagtgactcctgttgttgacttaacaatttgacactcttgtttatggcgtcaaaaatctccctaggctctagtcatgagtttccatggctatggaagcctcttgagttcgctgacttcgatcttatttagacaaggtcataatcaaagtggaagttctctcctcccttcagagaaaggtacctccttctttgatggcccgttctttctactgggatctcactcgcagagatctttcatttaggtgtgtgatactctcatgggctcttcagccagatccgagtgccttaagggctgattctgaggcctgagtgctgtttaggacatctgccattccacgAGTCTGCTTTTTATCTCTCTAGCAACAGTGTTGAATTTATATCTGTTCATTGTAtactcaaaagaagaaaatagggcAATTATTTATCAGTTTACTAAAAGTTCTAGTAAACTAATATTTACTTATAGTACTTACAGGAATGAAAAggggaaaattaaataaaatcatgataggtagaaagcaaaatatgttttcagaaatatatttcaaatgtcAATAATTATAACAAATTAGTAAATGAAACAACCCACTCTTGATGTATGCAGATGGCGCTATACTGAAAAATGAAAGGTGAAAAGGAATGACAAGAGATGCAAAGGCTGAGTGTGCCAGTCAACACAGGACACTGTGTCCCTGCACACAGCTAATTGCTTCTTTCTTGCATCTGAGGGATGAGAAGTCATGGACCTCACAGGGGCCCTTTCCCCCGAGAGCTACATACTTGCACAGTTTTAATCTGGCTCATCTCCATCAGGTTCTGAAATCCCACGAGGATGCCACATGACATTATTTTGGAGATACAGACTGAGCAGAAACCCTGGTCATCATTTCTTGAAATGCATGTTAATACAGCAAGCTCTAAACAAACTGAGTATTTGCCATGAATCTGAAAACATAGGCAGGGGAAACACCCTATGATGGAAATCACATTGGCTTGTATTGAAAGGGTAACCTCCTACTTACACACTCATTTTCATTTGCTATACACAATTCTGCAATGTATGTGGCAGAGCTAATTTTGTTATTTCTAAGTCACAAATAAGGAAAGTGAGCTCAGCAGAAGATAAATAACCCTTAAAAGCACAAAGTAAAATCCATGATCTAAGAGACAGGATTCCTGTATATTTATGATCTTGTCTCTATTTCCTTATGCCTCAGGGACTTTGGAATCTTTTAACTAGTTGAGaaaggagcagggagagggggaagggtaTGACTTTCTGACATCAGACTCACAATTCAGCATTGCATCTCCTTTACAAGGGACAAGGTAAGCTTCTACACTCTATAAATCCCTTTAGTGAAAAATGTAATTGATACAGGAGCAGTGGAGCAGCTCCATCTTCTATCAGTTTTTGAGTTCAGATCTTGCTGGACACTTTTTCTTCAAATCTTGCCATGGGTCCTGGATTCAAACAGAAAAGCTATTTTAtttaggaagtggaacagtgacCAAGTATTTACAAAATGACGTTCTGGTTTCCTTAACAGAAAGAACAACGATGATGCTTTCATTGAGTAGGTAGTAAACTCATTCTGTTTAAAAGTAGTGGCCTGTCAATCAGTGGGTAGCTCACCAAAACTGGGTAAAATTGCACGTCATTAGACTCCAGAATATTCAGCATGAAACTATCAATGAACTAACTGCTTTTCACTTTAATCGCCCAAATGTCATCCAATCATGACATTTTCATGTAGAAAATCTGATATGTAGTAATTAAAAGCACAGTCAATGGAATTATTTAAGCGTATATTTGTATTTTGAACATCTTGTGCTAAGTGTGGAATTTTAGAGAGTTATATAATCTCTTAAGTCCTTGATTTATCTTAATTATAAATGAACTTTATGCATATGTGTCTATGAATGCATGCTCACTCTAACTCTTCTCCCTCTGCTGTTAGCCTACATTTTTCTACTGCCCATGTATTGATCTGCCTGAGACATACTAAACAGAAGTGCTATGTTACTATTAACCTCTGGAAATATTCCAGGTATTTGAATTTGGGCAAGTTTATATCTTTCTGAACATATTTTACGGACACATATTAGGAAAATTAGCATGTGATCTGTGAAGACTCCTTAGCTTCAACAGTCTCTAATGATATAGAGAAGTTACAtatgatatattattttcataccAACAAAGTGGCTTGAAGAATGGCCACTGCCAAAGAATCTATACTGTAATTCCTAGAACCTATGAATATGCTGCCTTGCTAAAAGGGACTTATTAAATTAAGAGTTTTAGAATGGCAAGAGTCCTGGATTATACAGGTGAGCCCACTGGGAAAGTGTTAACAATCATAGGCACAGGGAATGccatatgtatgtgtttgtgtttttttaaaaagaagatttatttatttatttgaaaggcagagttagagagagagagagagagagagagagagagaggtgacatgagaaagagagagggatgacAAAGAttgaccctccatctgctggttcactccacaaacatcagcagccagagctgaggcagggagaagctgggagccaggagtttcccaagtgggtgcagaggcccaggcaccttccactgctttcccaggcacattaacagtgagctggactgaaagtggagcagcttggtgcTCAAACTGGAGCCtttatgggattctggtgttgcaggtggtagctttccctgctgtgctgcagtgccagctccaacaCATTTTTGACTTACTGTAATTTCAATTTAGGATGAGTTTATAGGGATACAACCATATGATAAATTGAGGAGTGTCTGTAGTGTATTTAGAGATCAGGGGAAAGAGGTAAATAAATAGTGGCTACTAAAGAATGGATGTTCTTCCCAAGGCCCTAAAACAAATACGAAGATTTGAAATACTATAGTCACTCATGAAATGATCTACAGGTAAGTGTTAATAAGCAGGCCATGGATTTTCACTGTTGAAAATTTTCACTGTCACGATTCAGCCGAGTGTTGATAGTAATAGGAAGGAGGAATCAGAGACAGAAGGGGAGTCTTTTAGCACAAACTGAAATGTGAATCTCAGGGAAGTTATTAAGCAAAAGGGTCTTAAGTTCCTGAGTACtcagaaaaataatgtttgacaCAGCCATTCGTATGGGAGAAGGATAGAATGTGAAGTATTGGCCATAGTGTATATGAAAGGACAAATGAAATAATAAGTTTATCAGACAAATCAAAACCTACCTTCTTGTATGTTGccacctccctctcttaatccAACATATAATGTCATTTTATACTAATACTAATACGGCTTATAAGCATTAGGATTGTGCATAGCAGCCACACTGTATTTTTAcgcattatttcatttaactcgCAAAAATCCTTTGAGCAATTCCCCACACcacattcattttgttgatgaaTAAAATGAGGCTCAAAAAACTTAGTTTAGGACAAATGGGTCCCCAATAGTAAAGAGTACAGAGTATAAGTGGATGCAAATTTCTATTTTACCAGATACCTAGATTTTATAATCAATGCTGTGCTTTCATTTCATAATTGATTTTGTTGGCTGTGCAAGTCTCTCATATTGCAGCTATCCCCCACTGCATCTACTCTACACTTATTTGTAAATGGCTCTAATATGCAACTCTATGCTATACACCTGGTACAACTAAAACAGTGATTAAATGTAGACtgggtaaaattaaaataaattctgatttATTGACATTGGTAACCATCCTACTTGGGTCTAAAGCTTGGATCTCTCCATTAAACTTGTGTAATCTTTAATAAATTGCTAAACCTCTTTATTACCAAGTAATTTCCCCTATAAATGGGCATAAAAACTAATTAATCTACTTGAATTGATGAGAAGATTAAATGAACATACACATAAACAGTGTCTTACATGTGAGAACTAGAAGAGTGTAGGTTGTTACACTCAAAAGATCTTATTTGGGAGATAGATTAATTCTGAGTGTGTGGCTTGGGCAGCACGTTAGACTTTTCAGCAATTTGGTTGACTCATCTACAAAATTACGAGTTGGGAAGATGACCCATAGAGACCCTTCCTCTTCAAAAGTTTATTACTGCGTCTATAAGTTATTCACTAAATTGCTTTAGATATGGAGAATATTGAAGGATAAATTACTGCTATTGTAGAATAATGCTTATACACTTCAATTTATGTGAATCTGGGTTTTGTTCATCAGTGTGTTCCTTCACCTGTCTGCTACACAGCAACCTGTGCCTCTGAAATCACATCCATGGAGAATAACACAGAAGTGAACGAGTTCATCCTGCTGGGACTAACCAGTGCCCCAGAACTGCAGATCCCACTCTTCGTAATGTTCCTCCTCATCTACCTCATCACTCTGATTGGGAATCTGGGAATGATTCTTCTGATCCTGCTGGACTCTCGtctccacacccccatgtacttttTCCTCAGTAACCTGTCCCTTGTGGACTTTTGTTACTCTTCAACAGTCACTCCAAAAGTGATAGATGGGTTCCTTATAGGTTCCTACAAGGTCATCTCCTACAATGCATGTGTTACTCAAATGTTTCTTTTTGTACTCTTTGCCACTGTGGAAAACTACCTCTTGGCTTCAATGGCATATGATCGCTACACAGCAGTGTGCAAACCTCTCCATTATACTAACATCATGACCACAAATGCATGCACCCATCTGGTCATATGTTCTTATGTCTTTGGTTTTCTAACTGCTGCTGTTGACATTGCAGACacattttgtctctctttctgtaagtccAATGTGATCCATCACTTTTTCTGTGATATCCCAGCAGTCATGACTCTGACTTGCTCTGACAAATATATtaatgaactgattttttttctcatttcaagcTTTAATATCTTTTTTGCACTTCTTGTTATCTTAATTTCCTATATGTTCATATTCATCACCATTTTGAAGATGCGCTCAGGTGAGGGATACCAGAAGGCTTTATTGACCTGTGCTTCTCACCTCACTGCCGTTTCTATATTTTATGGGACTGTCATTATCATGTATTTACAGCCAAGTTCCAGTCATTCCATGGACACAGATAAAGTGGAATCTGTGTTCTATACCATGGTCATCCCTATGCTGAACCCTATAGTGTACAgcctgagaaacagagaggtgaAGTGTGCATTCAGGAAAGTTATTGAGAAGGCAAAATACTCTCTGGATTTAGTCTTAATGATGTAGAatccattaaaaatatttcatcttcCTGGACCTACTCAACAGAATAGGTTAAATgttcatggccatttggggagttaaagcaaaaataattgattaataatattcattttttggttgagaaaaatgtatacttattaaaatatagaaatcatAAGTATTTTATTAAGTTGATTTAATTAAGTGCATGAATTTTTAATGAGCATTTTATCCAGATGTAAGTAATTACAGCAACTTAATGAATTACTGTGTCCATCAATATACAGTGATTTGATAAAAGGGAGCATTGTCACATAAGAATTTCTAAGATATACATAGTCAAATcagaataaaaacagagaaaacattgTCATTATTTAGCTTCATTTATTACTTCTAagtctacattttattttaaaatgtggtgaTATTAATGACAATGCTATTCTCGTTTGTCCAgcagcaaatattttgaaatggttGAAttcactaatttttctttttgttgtacattATTGTGGAGTACAGTGTGACACAGTGTGACACTTGTATACAATATAAAATATCACTTGCATGATCACATCATAATGATCACATCAAAatagttagcatttccattttcttaga from Oryctolagus cuniculus chromosome 1, mOryCun1.1, whole genome shotgun sequence includes these protein-coding regions:
- the LOC100342608 gene encoding olfactory receptor 5B17-like, whose product is MENNTEVNEFILLGLTSAPELQIPLFVMFLLIYLITLIGNLGMILLILLDSRLHTPMYFFLSNLSLVDFCYSSTVTPKVIDGFLIGSYKVISYNACVTQMFLFVLFATVENYLLASMAYDRYTAVCKPLHYTNIMTTNACTHLVICSYVFGFLTAAVDIADTFCLSFCKSNVIHHFFCDIPAVMTLTCSDKYINELIFFLISSFNIFFALLVILISYMFIFITILKMRSGEGYQKALLTCASHLTAVSIFYGTVIIMYLQPSSSHSMDTDKVESVFYTMVIPMLNPIVYSLRNREVKCAFRKVIEKAKYSLDLVLMM